A single window of Malus sylvestris chromosome 5, drMalSylv7.2, whole genome shotgun sequence DNA harbors:
- the LOC126622506 gene encoding uncharacterized protein LOC126622506: MPFIGSMSPFIEEIEQTRPSRKFSPPYFNLLKGNKDLDRHLIHYRSTMILYCNNDALMCKIFSTTLQDEAQDCFYTLPPCLIQNFSEFSLVFTKEYSSYRSINKKSDHLFNMKKDPKESLYTYVKRFKAENAKIVRCDDNITFLAFRKRLPIDHPFFGELIIGKNLSLADSYTLVEKHSIWDEAKQSQKLPEQLHKDVESTQNKAGDKLLNNKDKPRNRCKDQSSTKGSPRRTLSFRSQSTRCFMTFGTSRGSRCRSP, from the coding sequence ATGCCCTTCATAGGGAGCATGTCACCGTTTATAGAAGAGATCGAGCAAACAAGGCCATCGAGGAAATTCAGCCCGCCGTATTTTAACTTGTTGAAAGGGAATAAAGATTTGGACAGACACTTGATACACTACCGAAGCACCATGATCCTTTATTGCAACAATGACGCTCTCATGTGCAAAATCTTTTCCACAACGCTCCAAGATGAGGCGCAAGACTGCTTCTACACCCTGCCACCATGTTTAATCCAGAACTTCAGTGAGTTTTCCTTGGTTTTTACTAAGGAATATTCATCATACCGCTCGATCAATAAGAAGTCTGACCACCTCTTCAACATGAAGAAGGACCCGAAGGAGTCACTCTACACATACGTCAAGAGGTTCAAGGCAGAGAACGCGAAGATCGTCAGATGCGATGACAACATAACATTCTTAGCCTTCCGGAAGAGGCTCCCAATAGATCACCCATTTTTCGGAGAATTGATCATAGGCAAGAACTTGAGCCTAGCAGACTCTTATACTTTGGTAGAAAAGCACTCCATTTGGGATGAGGCCAAGCAATCCCAGAAGCTACCTGAGCAGCTGCACAAAGACGTAGAGTCGACTCAGAATAAGGCGGGCGATAAACTACTCAATAACAAGGACAAGCCAAGAAACAGGTGCAAGgaccaatcatcaacaaagggaAGCCCAAGACGTACACTAAGTTTTCGGTCCCAATCAACCAGATGTTTCATGACTTTCGGAACAAGTCGTGGTTCAAGATGCCGCAGCCCATGA
- the LOC126624002 gene encoding MA3 DOMAIN-CONTAINING TRANSLATION REGULATORY FACTOR 2-like, translating to MDFSDGFVSKEHRELHRSASESADPLSASPLPVSARSPKSPKSSKSPKSPKSPKIQGKHGKGSPLKHDRHSHSAVDGRPKKGGSGGKGTWGGLLDTDDNYTADPNDPNFNSSEECENSDARKERVDFEEYKKKATIIVEEYFATDDITSTANELGELDRPTYSYYFVKKLVSKAMDRHDKEKEMAAVLLSALYADYIDPPQVYKGFCKLVESADDFIVDIPDTVDVLALFIARAVVDDILPPAFLKKQMNYLPKDSKGIEVLKRAEKGYLAAPLHAEIIERRWGGSKKMTVEDVKAKINDLLIEYVVSGDKKEACRCIKDLKVPFFHHEIVKRALVMAMERRQAEGQLLNLLKEAAEEGLINSSQVSKGFGRMIDYVDDLSLDIPNARGILRSLISKAASEGWLCASSLKSLSLQPEKRSLEDSVARVFKTKAQSIIQEYFLSGDISEVNSCVESENSTCSSELNAIFVKRLITLSMDRKNREKEMASVLLSSLCFPADDVVNGFVMLIESADDTALDNPVVVEDLAMFLARSVVDEVLAPQHLEEIGSQCLAAESIGSKVLKMARSLLKARLSGERILRCWGGGGRIGWAVEDVKDKIGKLLEEFESGGDVREACRCMKELGMPFFNHEVVKKALVTIMEKKNERLWILLEECFGSGLITTNQMAKGFGRVVDSLDDLALDVPDARKQFTHYVERAKNAGWLDSSFCFSKSGHSTENGTG from the exons ATGGACTTCAGTGATGGGTTTGTATCAAAGGAGCATCGGGAGCTTCACCGATCTGCTTCAGAAAGTGCAGATCCGTTGTCTGCATCCCCATTGCCAGTTTCTGCAAGGTCCCCAAAGTCCCCCAAATCTTCAAAGTCCCCAAAGTCTCCAAAGTCTCCAAAGATTCAGGGGAAACATGGAAAAGGAAGTCCACTTAAGCATGATAGACATTCACATTCTGCAGTTGATGGGCGTCCTAAAAAGG GTGGTTCTGGGGGTAAAGGCACCTGGGGAGGGTTACTTGATACAGATGACAATTACACTGCTGACCCGAATGACCCAAACTTCAATAGTAGTGAG GAATGTGAAAATTCCGATGCTAGAAAAGAGAGGGTTGATTTTGAGGAGTAcaaaaagaaagctacaataaTAGTGGAGGAATACTTTGCTACTGACGATATTACCTCGACTGCAAATGAACTTGGAGAGCTTGATAGGCCTACCTACAGCTACTATTTTGTAAAGAAGCTTGTCTCTAAGGCGATGGATAGGcatgacaaagaaaaagaaatggctGCTGTTCTTTTATCTGCACTATATGCTGACTACATTGACCCCCCGCAAGTTTACAAGGGATTCTGCAAATTGGTAGAATCTGCGGATGACTTCATTGTGGATATACCTGATACAGTTGATGTTCTTGCTCTGTTCATTGCCCGAGCTGTGGTTGATGACATACTTCCTCCTGCAttcttgaagaaacaaatgaacTACTTACCCAAAGATTCGAAAGGGATTGAAGTATTGAAAAGAGCTGAAAAGGGCTACTTAGCAGCCCCGCTCCATGCAGAAATCATTGAGCGGCGATGGGGAGGTAGCAAGAAAATGACTGTGGAGGATGTCAAAGCTAAGATTAATGATTTGTTGATAGAGTATGTAGTGAGTGGTGACAAGAAAGAGGCTTGCAGATGCATCAAGGATTtgaaagttccattttttcaCCATGAAATAGTTAAACGAGCTCTTGTAATGGCAATGGAGAGGCGTCAAGCTGAAGGCCAACTACTAAATTTGCTGAAAGAAGCTGCTGAAGAAGGTTTAATAAACTCCAGTCAAGTATCAAAAGGCTTCGGTAGGATGATTGACTATGTTGATGACTTATCACTCGACATACCAAATGCACGGGGTATATTGCGGTCATTGATCTCCAAGGCAGCATCAGAGGGCTGGTTGTGTGCTTCATCTTTGAAGTCACTATCTCTGCAGCCAGAAAAGCGATCATTAGAAGATAGTGTTGCCAGAGTTTTCAAGACAAAGGCTCAATCTATTATTCAAGAGTACTTCTTATCTGGAGATATCTCAGAGGTAAACAGTTGTGTAGAGTCTGAGAATAGTACTTGTTCATCTGAGCTGAATGCTATCTTTGTTAAAAGATTGATAACTCTATCAATGGATCGGAAGAACAGAGAGAAGGAAATGGCATCCGTCTTACTGTCATCCCTGTGTTTTCCAGCTGATGATGTTGTAAATGGGTTTGTAATGTTGATAGAATCTGCAGATGACACAGCTCTGGATAATCCAGTAGTTGTCGAAGATCTTGCAATGTTTCTCGCTAGATCTGTGGTGGACGAAGTCCTAGCCCCACAACACTTGGAAGAGATTGGAAGTCAGTGCTTGGCTGCAGAGTCGATTGGGAGCAAGGTTCTTAAAATGGCTAGGTCATTGTTAAAGGCTCGGCTTTCTGGGGAGCGGATATTAAGGTGTTGGGGTGGTGGTGGCAGAATCGGATGGGCAGTTGAGGATGTGAAGGACAAGATTGGGAAGTTGCTAGAAGAATTTGAGTCTGGAGGGGACGTTAGAGAAGCTTGCCGCTGCATGAAGGAGTTAGGCATGCCATTTTTCAACCACGAGGTTGTCAAAAAAGCTCTAGTGACGATTATGGAAAAGAAGAATGAGAGACTTTGGATTTTGCTGGAGGAATGTTTTGGCTCTGGACTCATTACAACGAACCAAATGGCAAAGGGGTTTGGGAGAGTTGTAGATTCTCTCGATGATTTGGCTTTGGATGTTCCTGATGCCCGGAAACAATTTACTCATTACGTTGAACGAGCAAAGAATGCAGGGTGGCTGGATTCCTCATTTTGCTTCAGCAAATCAGGACACAGTACAGAGAATGGCACTGGCTAA